The following DNA comes from Henckelia pumila isolate YLH828 unplaced genomic scaffold, ASM3356847v2 CTG_461:::fragment_3, whole genome shotgun sequence.
AAAAAATCTCTAAACAAGCCATAAAATTATTGAGCACAAGGTTACCTAATTTCCTGATGACGAGAAGGTGCTAGAGCAAGAGGTGGCATGGGAAACTCCAAGTCCTTGGACGGAGAACTTACTGGTAATTGACTATTAGATTCCTGTGATGTGCTGGTAGATGTTTCAGTTGAGAGGCTATTGGGTAGCTGGGAACTTAAGTACTCGGGCTGAGCACCAGCTGAACGACGCGTGTTCTTTAGTGCATTATTGTTATAACGCATTATATTTTCCTAAAATACAAAAGCTACCAATTCAGATGGATAAGCAAGGATGGTGATTTTAACAAAACTGAGTGAGATTAGAAGCTCAAACCAAGATAAATCACACCTTTGTCATGTAGACAGCATCCTGAAGCTGTTGAAGAGTATCTCTCATACGGTCTGCTTGCACTAAAATGTCTTCAACAATGTCGTAAGAAATCTGGACACCCATAGTCGTGATTTAATCAGAGAGCAAATCGGATAATTAAAAAATGGACCAAACATAATTCTAGAAGGGTCTTTCATAGCCATGACCATACCAACCTCACTCCTCCTCATGTGAACAGATAACATCTGGCTCAAAGTTCGAACGCTTGAAAGAGAGCTCCGAATCTGTAAAATAAAGATAATGATACTCATGACAGGCTTAATATCCTAAGATAAAAAGATAGAAAATGAGCACATCTTACTTGCTCAACCAAATCACCCATCCTCACATTATTTTGCCATGATGATTGTTGGAGAAGCATTGCTTTCTGGCGATGGAAAGAAAATAACAACGAtgggaaaaaaaaactaaaaacagtaaacaataaataaataacaggcTCGAAACATTAAAAGAGAACTCTTCTTGGGTATCAATTAGATCGCATATGGAATATTTTCTAATAGGAAGAGTAACAAAAATGATACTGATAATAAGGCATATTCATGCATAAGAAACCTACCTGATCCATGACATAGGCCACAGCTAGTGACTTggtgatatttatggaatttagtATTTGGTCTCTAGTGAATTTCAGCATTTCCACAGGCTCATCCTTTAAAGTTGGGACGCCCAAAGGTTCAAGATCCAAGCTGTTTGCTAACGTAAAGGATTTCTCAAGAAAAGGGCGCTCGGCTATGTCATGAATTTCTTTCTCCAGAGACATCTTTGGAAGTTCAGCAACTAAGAAGCCCACAACAAATGGATGTGTTACCATAGGGAAAACTACAGCACCAAGGTCAGGGATAAACTCTGCCTAGAATGAAGAGAATGTATATCAGGACACATTAATAGAGAACATGGAGAACAACTTGAAAAACAACCCTTCATTGCATAGTCACTACATTAAAATACATGCCTTTCGACTTGAAATCGCAGCTTCTGCAACTCTTAAGCCAGCTGGAACACTAAAACTACCAATTAAAACCACAATATCAGCTGCATGGACACCTGGATGGGAAGTAATTAGGCGCAACTCCAAGCGATCCATGACATAGCTACCAGCTGGCCTGACATAAACCTACAGTTAAGttacatggtatcagagctctACTTTGTAGCATCACTCAGGTATTAACATTTCATCACAGTGCCAACTTCTGAATCAtaactaattatatatttttcccttttttccaaaatattggcaaaaataaaaaaatacttgtCCGTTTCTATTGTTCTATACTTCTATGATCTATCTAATGCTTCTTCTCCTTTACCGTTTGGCCAACATCACCAGAAGACAATTTCGCTAAATTCCAACCCATCACAACAAAAGACCTTCTCAAACAGAAGAGAAGAACAAATAAATTTCGCTCCCAGCAATAAACAATTTAACAATTTTAACTTCAGATGTTGTTCTGTGTTCCAAATAAATATCTAACTATATCCATCTTCACTAGGTACTCGTTAACCAaaagaaatcaaataaaaatgctaGCGTGCTTTTATTTCAATGAGAAAGGTCAACCATAGAGCTATATTCCAAGTTCTCACCAATCAAGACTCTTTAATTACAATAAAACGGTGCAAGAAATAATTACTTAATTTGTTTGGATACGCGAAGCTTCTATAATTGCAAAACTGAAATGAGACATTAATATAGTTTGTGCAAGATCACGAAAATAACCGGAAAACCAAAGTAATTTACAGCATGACTGCCACTCAACTTCACAAAAGCTGCTACGATTGTCGATTatcaataacaagttttgttaaaATGAGTGTTGCTTGGTGATTGCATGTCAAATTCATCAAAGTGACTTCAACAAGACCATGATTCATAATCAATAATAATTATGATAATTATATTACTAAATATACCGATAGAACAGCATCGGGATTAATGATGCGTCGAAAGAGATCGAGCTGCTCCACACAAAGGCGCTGGAAATCCGGACTCGGCAAcacgaaagctttgttcttctCGCCGGAGCCTTTCTCTATCCTCTGCACGAACTCCACCGGAGAAGTGGACGCAGCACGAATCGCGGCCGCCACGGCTGCGGCGGATGGAACCATGGAGTCCCAATCCTCTTCCGCGTCATCGCTGGTGGCGCTCACATGACGGAGCGAAGTAGAGGAGGTGGCAGCGACGGAAAGCGGCCGCTGAGCCGAGGTGTTGGTGGTTGCGCGGCAGGTGATTTGGGGCTGAGGTCTGGTGTAATTTGGAGGGGACGTAGGGGCAAAAGCGTCATTGGAGTTGACGTTGGGAATCAGATTTTGTGGAGGGAACGCAGAGAGAAGCATTGCTTGCAGCAGCCTTATCAGTACTCCCTCTTTCCTCAACTTTTTATCTGCTTCTCATTAATCATTTCATTTTAATTCGTTTATGGCCCTACAATTAAAGACTATTTTTAAGTTACTTAAATTAATATGGagtattaattaaaaatatagggATGATTCTTTTATAACTtcatttataattataaaaaatgtttttattatGTTACGGTTCCGTTTGAACATgtacttataaaatatttttataaaattatttttaaaaaactttttataaaatgttttaaaaattgttttaaaaataaatatgtgtttgtacaactattctataaaaatattttaatatttcgaaagtaattttgtttatttttgtttttcatagtttcattctaaaaacatttaaaaacacATCTCAAGTGTTCTTCAAAATTATACTTgaaaaacactttttaaaaaatatttttcaaaaacatttaaaaaaagtttatccaaacatattctttaagtttttttacatttataaaacaataataaaaatatttttaaagtacaCAATCTAAATGGAACtctagttttgtttttattatttatcagccgttaaaaataaataaagacaaTATCAAAGACTACAAATCTACAATGCACCAATTCCATGGAGCATTGAATATCCCATGGTATTGCTCCACGTTCGagataggtttttttttttttttttgagtaaaACGTTCGAGATAGTTTAGGTATGGATCAAAGGGAAATAAATACTTTTAATCATACAAGTTACTTTTTGATAAATGATTTCAAGtatattttttgtgttttagAGAAATAATGTCATAAAAATtaagaatttatatatatagtgtTTCATGTTAATTATGCTTTATTTATAataatgtataaataattaaaatatgaatttaaaatttgataaattgTTGCATTATTAACGGGATTTTAACGTGTATAAAAACATACACATGCATTTCGATTTCATCCTTTAGATTATATATATGTCACAAGTCTTAATCgaaaatgttatttttaataaataaagaataataaaatcttaaagcGGTGAACAGTAGTTTTAATTTTCAAGaaaccaaaacaaaacaacTCTGAACTTACAGAATCAAAGGCCGCCAGTACGTACGTACCATGCATGATATCGTTTCTGTTCCGTCATTCAACAAAAAGGATAACAAAACTGCAACAAGACGTGA
Coding sequences within:
- the LOC140871614 gene encoding LOW QUALITY PROTEIN: chloroplast sensor kinase, chloroplastic (The sequence of the model RefSeq protein was modified relative to this genomic sequence to represent the inferred CDS: substituted 1 base at 1 genomic stop codon); this encodes MLLSAFPPQNLIPNVNSNDAFAPTSPPNYTRPQPQITCRATTNTSAQRPLSVAATSSTSLRHVSATSDDAEEDWDSMVPSAAAVAAAIRAASTSPVEFVQRIEKGSGEKNKAFVLPSPDFQRLCVEQLDLFRRIINPDAVLSVYVRPAGSYVMDRLELRLITSHPGVHAADIVVLIGSFSVPAGLRVAEAAISSRKAXFIPDLGAVVFPMVTHPFVVGFLVAELPKMSLEKEIHDIAERPFLEKSFTLANSLDLEPLGVPTLKDEPVEMLKFTRDQILNSINITKSLAVAYVMDQKAMLLQQSSWQNNVRMGDLVEQIRSSLSSVRTLSQMLSVHMRRSEISYDIVEDILVQADRMRDTLQQLQDAVYMTKENIMRYNNNALKNTRRSAGAQPEYLSSQLPNSLSTETSTSTSQESNSQLPVSSPSKDLEFPMPPLALAPSRHQEIRRPCKVSDVLEDLVSAIKPLANKQQRAVELCDVSRSSKVAVDEPALRQALSNLIEGSLLRTEIGGKVEIVSTETPAGALIIIDDDGPDMHYMTQMHSLAPFGADLLAGDRLEDNMTWNFIAGLTVAREILESYGCVVRVISPRNMETPVGAGGTRIELWLPLSFPASSNVEGSSRDA